From a single Xiphophorus maculatus strain JP 163 A chromosome 5, X_maculatus-5.0-male, whole genome shotgun sequence genomic region:
- the hmgb2 gene encoding high mobility group protein B2 gives MTKDPNKPRGKTSAYAFFVATCREEHKKKHPGTSVNFAEFSKKCSERWKTMSAKEKVKFDEMAKNDKVRYDREMKSYVPPKGAKKSKKKKDPNAPKRPPSAFFVFCSDHRPRIKEEHPGISIGDIAKKLGELWATQGTKDKAPYEAKAAKLKEKYEKDVAAYRAKGGSGKSDAGKKSGPGRPPAKKVQPADDDDDDDDEDEDEEEDDDDDDDDE, from the exons ATGACAAAGGACCCCAATAAGCCCAGAGGGAAGACCTCTGCCTACGCTTTCTTCGTTGCTACCTGCCGCGAGGAGCACAAAAAGAAGCACCCAGGAACCAGCGTCAACTTCGCAGAGTTCTCCAAGAAGTGCTCAGAGAGATGGAAG ACTATGTCAGCCAAGGAGAAGGTGAAGTTTGACGAGATGGCCAAGAACGACAAGGTCCGCTACGACCGAGAGATGAAGTCCTACGTTCCCCCGAAAGGAGCCAAGaagagcaagaagaagaaggacccCAATGCACCCAAAAGACCTCC CTCTGCTTTCTTCGTCTTCTGCTCCGACCACCGTCCCCGGATCAAGGAGGAGCATCCCGGCATCTCCATCGGCGACATCGCCAAGAAGCTGGGCGAGCTCTGGGCGACGCAGGGCACCAAGGACAAGGCGCCGTATGAGGCCAAGGCTGCCAAGCTGAAGGAGAAATATGAGAAG GATGTTGCCGCCTACAGAGCCAAAGGCGGTTCAGGGAAGAGCGACGCCGGGAAGAAGAGTGGCCCCGGCCGGCCCCCAGCCAAGAAGGTCCAGCCTGCtgatgacgacgatgatgatgacgacgaagatgaggacgaggaggaggatgacgacgatgatgacgatgatgaatAA
- the LOC102227824 gene encoding phosphomannomutase 2-like, with translation MIFLNQCPVLLDLNDADSTPQCRHVTPLRGALPLAGSSHTGGADPHIFLQFVTESESWHVALGRAESSRRGNHSITESRTQPRAPGSREQIDRRDRMSQNTADTSTLCLFDVDGTLTAARQRVTPEMKAFLEKLRTRVRVGVVGGSDLSKIKEQLGDDVIQKSDYVFAENGLVAYRHGQLHSIQSIQAHMGEELLQDFINFCLNYMAKIQLPRKRGTFIEFRNGMLNVSPIGRSCSQEERQEFYELDQREKIREKFVSVLKEEFRGKGLSFSIGGQISFDVFPDGWDKRYCLDIVDKDNYSTVHFFGDKTKPGGNDFEIYSDPRTIGHEVSSPEETQRLCQELFFS, from the exons ATGATCTTTCTCAACCAATGTCCGGTTTTGCTCGACCTAAATGACGCTGACTCAACGCCCCAGTGTCGTCACGTGACGCCGCTTCGGGGAGCACTTCCATTGGCTGGAAGCTCCCACACAGGAGGAGCTGATCCGCACATTTTCCTGCAGTTTGTCACCGAGTCTGAGTCCTGGCATGTAGCTCTGGGCCGAGCCGAATCGAGCCGGCGGGGAAATCACAGCATCACTGAGAGCCGCACGCAGCCGCGCGCCCCGGGCAGCAGGGAGCAGATTGACCGGAGGGACAGAATGAGCCAGAACACCGCGGACACGAGCACGCTATGCCTCTTTGATGTAGATGGCACGTTGACGGCCGCGAGAcag AGAGTGACTCCAGAAATGAAGGCGTTTCTGGAGAAACTGAGGACTCGGGTTCGGGTCGGAGTGGTTGGTGGCTCAGACCTCAGTAAGATCAAGGAGCAGCTGGGAGACGacg TCATCCAGAAATCAGACTATGTGTTCGCCGAGAATGGCCTGGTGGCGTACAGACACGGACAGCTGCACTCCATCCAG TCTATCCAGGCCCACATGGGAGAAGAGCTGCTGCAGGATTTCATCAACTTCTGTCTGAACTACATGGCCAAGATCCAGCTGCCCAGGAAAAG AGGTACGTTCATCGAATTCCGGAATGGGATGCTGAACGTCTCTCCGATCGGACGCAGCTGCAGCCAGGAGGAGCGCCAGGAGTTCTACGAGCTGGACCAG AGAGAGAAGATCCGggagaagtttgtttctgtgctgaAAGAGGAGTTCAGAGGGAAGGGGCTTTCGTTTTCCATCG GAGGGCAGATCAGCTTCGATGTTTTCCCTGACGGCTGGGACAAGCGCTACTGCCTGGACATCGTGGACAAGGACAACTACTCCACTGTCCACTTCTTTGGAGACAAAACCAAACCG GGAGGAAACGACTTTGAGATCTACAGCGACCCGCGGACCATCGGCCACGAGGTGTCGAGTCCCGAGGAGACGCAGCGCCTCTGCCAGGAACTCTTCTTCTCCTGA
- the LOC102227567 gene encoding myotubularin-related protein 7-like isoform X1 has protein sequence MLVMMEHIRTPKVENVRLLERSSGQRTAAVGTLYLSATHTIFVENNPETRRETWVLHSMVCCVERPPATPTGSPLVLRCKDFRVFQLLFPLERDCLEVHASLTRLSRPVRYSELYCLSFNPNANKEEREESWSFIDLKADYRRMGVPNNLWVATAANSEYRVCDTYPAELFVPKSATPAVIVGSSRFRSRGRFPALSYFHQDTLAAVCRCSQPLSGFSGRCQEDELMLQAVMKANPGSEFIYVVDTRPKLNAMANRAAGKGYESEDHYSNIRLLFIGIENIHVMRSSQQKILDVGEMRAPSMTDFLWGLESSGWLKHIKAVLDAGVFIAKAVADEGVSVLVHCSDGWDRTAQACSVASILLDPFYRTIRGFMVLIEKDWVSFGHKFSHRYAHLDGDPKEVSPVLDQFLECVWQLSEQFPCAFQFNERFLVAVHSHVYSCQYGTFLGNSEKERRDMRLRERSHSVWPQLWSERSRFSNPLYKDELSQSQGVLRPNTSPYCFKMWKGLYSHLEKATPPRQSPADFLSAVREESQQLEEELTNQQERLAALTGEPIRWEKTAVTRRSSSRLSVTHSGPDTPTRYSGPIGSSEPANQRAQKVDSAPSGSPRSPDVEDDLESGVADLSSRSSCGGEDSKDPELD, from the exons ATGTTAGTGATGATGGAGCACATCCGAACCCCCAAG GTGGAGAACGTCCGTCTGCTGGAGCGTTCTTCGGGCCAGAGGACAGCCGCCGTGGGAACGCTCTACCTGTCTGCCACTCACACCATCTTTGTGGAGAACAACCCAGAAACCCGTAGGGAGACATGG gttcTGCACAGCATGGTCTGCTGCGTGGAGCGACCGCCGGCCACGCCCACAGGAAGTCCTCTCGTCCTGCGCTGCAAGGACTTTCGGGTCTTCCAGCTCCTCTTCCCGCTGGAGCGTGACTGTCTGGAGGTCCACGCCTCCCTGACCCGTTTGTCCCGACCCG TGCGGTACAGCGAGCTCTACTGCCTGTCCTTCAACCCGAACGCCAACAAGGAGGAGCGCGAGGAATCCTGGAGCTTCATCGACCTGAAGGCTGATTACAGGAGGATGGGCGTTCCCAACAACCTGTGGGTCGCCACGGCAGCCAACAGCGAGTACCGg gtgtGTGACACGTACCCCGCTGAGCTGTTTGTCCCAAAGTCGGCCACGCCTGCCGTCATCGTGGGCAGCTCCAGGTTCAGGAGCCGAGGTCGCTTCCCGGCTCTGTCCTACTTTCACCAGGACACGCTT GCGGCGGTGTGTCGGTGCAGCCAGCCGCTGTCGGGGTTTAGTGGCCGCTGCCAGGAGGACGAGCTGATGCTGCAGGCCGTGATGAAGGCCAACCCAGGAAGTGAGTTCATCTATGTGGTGGACACCCGGCCcaag ctgaaCGCCATGGCGAACCGCGCGGCGGGGAAGGGCTACGAGAGCGAGGACCACTACTCCAACATCCGGCTCCTCTTCATCGGCATCGAGAACATCCACGTGATGAGGAGCAGCCAGCAGAAGATCCTGGACG TGGGGGAGATGCGCGCGCCGTCCATGACCGACTTCCTGTGGGGGCTGGAGAGCTCCGGCTGGCTGAAACACATCAAGGCGGTTCTGGACGCCGGCGTCTTCATCGCCAAG GCCGTGGCGGATGAAGGCGTCAGCGTTCTGGTCCACTGCTCAGACGGGTGGGACCGGACGGCCCAGGCCTGCTCTGTGGCCAGCATCCTGCTCGACCCGTTCTACAGAACCATCAGAGGATTCATG gtgCTGATCGAGAAGGACTGGGTCTCCTTTGGACACAAGTTCTCTCACAG GTACGCCCACCTGGACGGCGACCCGAAGGAGGTGTCCCCGGTCCTGGACCAGTTCCTGGAATGTGTGTGGCAGCTGTCGGAGCAGTTCCCCTGCGCCTTCCAGTTCAACGAGCGCTTCCTGGTGGCCGTCCACTCCCACGTCTACTCCTGCCAGTACGGCACCTTCCTGGGCAACAGTGAGAAGGAGCGCCGGGACATGAG GCTCCGTGAGCGCAGCCACTCGGTGTGGCCCCAGCTGTGGTCGGAGCGGTCCCGGTTCTCCAACCCGCTCTACAAGGACGAGCTGAGCCAGAGTCAGGGCGTGCTGAGGCCCAACACCTCCCCCTACTGCTTCAA GATGTGGAAAGGCCTCTACAGCCATCTGGAGAAGGCCACACCCCCTCGACAGTCACCTGCTGATTTCCTGTCTGCCGTCAGGGAGGAGTcccagcagctggaggaggagctgacCAATCAGCAGGAG AGGCTGGCGGCGCTCACAGGGGAACCAATCAGGTGGGAGAAGACAGCGGTGACACGGAGGAGCAGTAGCCGCCTCTCCGTCACACACAGCGGGCCGGACACGCCCACCCGCTACTCTGGACCAATCGGCAGCTCTgagccagccaatcagagggctCAGAAAGTAGACTCCGCCCCCTCTGGGTCACCGAGGAGTCCGGACGTGGAGGACGACCTGGAGTCGGGCGTGGCCGACCTCAGCAGCCGCTCGTCCTGTGGTGGTGAAGACAGCAAGGACCCGGAGCTGGACTGA
- the LOC102227567 gene encoding myotubularin-related protein 7-like isoform X2: MLVMMEHIRTPKVENVRLLERSSGQRTAAVGTLYLSATHTIFVENNPETRRETWVLHSMVCCVERPPATPTGSPLVLRCKDFRVFQLLFPLERDCLEVHASLTRLSRPVRYSELYCLSFNPNANKEEREESWSFIDLKADYRRMGVPNNLWVATAANSEYRVCDTYPAELFVPKSATPAVIVGSSRFRSRGRFPALSYFHQDTLAAVCRCSQPLSGFSGRCQEDELMLQAVMKANPGSEFIYVVDTRPKLNAMANRAAGKGYESEDHYSNIRLLFIGIENIHVMRSSQQKILDVGEMRAPSMTDFLWGLESSGWLKHIKAVLDAGVFIAKAVADEGVSVLVHCSDGWDRTAQACSVASILLDPFYRTIRGFMVLIEKDWVSFGHKFSHRYAHLDGDPKEVSPVLDQFLECVWQLSEQFPCAFQFNERFLVAVHSHVYSCQYGTFLGNSEKERRDMRLRERSHSVWPQLWSERSRFSNPLYKDELSQSQGVLRPNTSPYCFKMWKGLYSHLEKATPPRQSPADFLSAVREESQQLEEELTNQQEVPARGTAHHSEQEAGGAHRGTNQVGEDSGDTEEQ; the protein is encoded by the exons ATGTTAGTGATGATGGAGCACATCCGAACCCCCAAG GTGGAGAACGTCCGTCTGCTGGAGCGTTCTTCGGGCCAGAGGACAGCCGCCGTGGGAACGCTCTACCTGTCTGCCACTCACACCATCTTTGTGGAGAACAACCCAGAAACCCGTAGGGAGACATGG gttcTGCACAGCATGGTCTGCTGCGTGGAGCGACCGCCGGCCACGCCCACAGGAAGTCCTCTCGTCCTGCGCTGCAAGGACTTTCGGGTCTTCCAGCTCCTCTTCCCGCTGGAGCGTGACTGTCTGGAGGTCCACGCCTCCCTGACCCGTTTGTCCCGACCCG TGCGGTACAGCGAGCTCTACTGCCTGTCCTTCAACCCGAACGCCAACAAGGAGGAGCGCGAGGAATCCTGGAGCTTCATCGACCTGAAGGCTGATTACAGGAGGATGGGCGTTCCCAACAACCTGTGGGTCGCCACGGCAGCCAACAGCGAGTACCGg gtgtGTGACACGTACCCCGCTGAGCTGTTTGTCCCAAAGTCGGCCACGCCTGCCGTCATCGTGGGCAGCTCCAGGTTCAGGAGCCGAGGTCGCTTCCCGGCTCTGTCCTACTTTCACCAGGACACGCTT GCGGCGGTGTGTCGGTGCAGCCAGCCGCTGTCGGGGTTTAGTGGCCGCTGCCAGGAGGACGAGCTGATGCTGCAGGCCGTGATGAAGGCCAACCCAGGAAGTGAGTTCATCTATGTGGTGGACACCCGGCCcaag ctgaaCGCCATGGCGAACCGCGCGGCGGGGAAGGGCTACGAGAGCGAGGACCACTACTCCAACATCCGGCTCCTCTTCATCGGCATCGAGAACATCCACGTGATGAGGAGCAGCCAGCAGAAGATCCTGGACG TGGGGGAGATGCGCGCGCCGTCCATGACCGACTTCCTGTGGGGGCTGGAGAGCTCCGGCTGGCTGAAACACATCAAGGCGGTTCTGGACGCCGGCGTCTTCATCGCCAAG GCCGTGGCGGATGAAGGCGTCAGCGTTCTGGTCCACTGCTCAGACGGGTGGGACCGGACGGCCCAGGCCTGCTCTGTGGCCAGCATCCTGCTCGACCCGTTCTACAGAACCATCAGAGGATTCATG gtgCTGATCGAGAAGGACTGGGTCTCCTTTGGACACAAGTTCTCTCACAG GTACGCCCACCTGGACGGCGACCCGAAGGAGGTGTCCCCGGTCCTGGACCAGTTCCTGGAATGTGTGTGGCAGCTGTCGGAGCAGTTCCCCTGCGCCTTCCAGTTCAACGAGCGCTTCCTGGTGGCCGTCCACTCCCACGTCTACTCCTGCCAGTACGGCACCTTCCTGGGCAACAGTGAGAAGGAGCGCCGGGACATGAG GCTCCGTGAGCGCAGCCACTCGGTGTGGCCCCAGCTGTGGTCGGAGCGGTCCCGGTTCTCCAACCCGCTCTACAAGGACGAGCTGAGCCAGAGTCAGGGCGTGCTGAGGCCCAACACCTCCCCCTACTGCTTCAA GATGTGGAAAGGCCTCTACAGCCATCTGGAGAAGGCCACACCCCCTCGACAGTCACCTGCTGATTTCCTGTCTGCCGTCAGGGAGGAGTcccagcagctggaggaggagctgacCAATCAGCAGGAGGTACCGGCCAGAGGGACCGCCCACCACTCCGAACAAG AGGCTGGCGGCGCTCACAGGGGAACCAATCAGGTGGGAGAAGACAGCGGTGACACGGAGGAGCAGTAG